The Candidatus Hamiltonella defensa 5AT (Acyrthosiphon pisum) DNA window CACCCCCAAATAGCCCCACTTTTCCGCCTTTCGCAAAAGGACAAATCAAATCCATCACCTTGATGCCGGTTTCTAATAGTTCTTGTGAATTGGCAAGCTCCTCGTAAGAAGGAGGTTGACGGTGAATAGACCATCTTTCTTGCTCACCTATGGGCCCCTTCATATCAATCGGGTCACCTAACACATTCATGATCCGCCCCAGGGTTTCTTTACCGACAGGAACTTTAATAGGATGACCTAAATCAGTGACAGTAAGCCCGCGCTGAAGACCATCAGAAGATCCCATTGCAATGCACCGAACCACTCCTCCCCCTAATTGTTGCTGTACTTCCATTACCAATTTGATGGCATCATTTTTAACTTCAAGGGCGTTGTATACCTTAGGTACAGCCTCTTGAGGAAATTCTACATCCACTACAGCACCAATTATCTGGATAATTTTTCCAGTCAACATTTCAAATCCTCTACTTAATAATCTGTTCTAAAGCGCTGAAGCGCCGCCTACAATCTCGGTCAATTCTTGAGTAATGCTCGCTTGACGAGCCTTGTTGTAAATCAGCTGCAATTCATCGATGAGGTTGCCCCCATTATCGGTAGCCGCTTTCATGGCAACCATTCTTGCAGCTTGCTCACTGGAAATATTTTCAACCACACCCTGATACACCTGAGATTCTATGTAGCGCCGTAAAAGTGTGTCGAGCAAGACTTTAGGCTCAGGCTCATACAAGTAATCCCAAGATTTTTTTGTGACACCTATCTGGCCTTCATCCATGGGAAGAAGCGGCAAAAGTTGCGTGATTTGGGGTTGTTGAGACATGGTATTAATGAATCTATTGTTCGCGATGTATAATTTATCCAAACGACCTTCATCGTAGGCCTTTAACATCGCTTGTACAGGGCCAATGATATCGGGTAATGAAGGCTTATCAGAGATGCCGGTCACTTGAGCCACTATTTTAGCCCCTATAGAATTGAAAAAAGCGACGCCTTTTGATCCGATCAAAGATAATTCAGATGCCACATTTTTTTCAGACTGATCATGCATATCAGTCAATATCTTTTTAAAAAGATTCACGTTCAGACCACCACAAAGCCCCCTGTCTGTAGAAACGACCAGATAACCGACTCGTTTCACTTTACGTTCTTGCAAGTAAGGATGTTTATATTCCAGGTTACCGAGAGCAAGATGGCCTATTACCTTCCGTATCATTTCTGCATAAGGACGAGTCGCGGACATACTTTCCTGCGATTTACGCATTTTAGAGGCAGCGACCATTTCCATCGCTTTGGTAATTTTCTGCGTGCTTTTGACACTGGCTATTTTGGAGCGTATCTCTTTTGCACTGATCATTTTGATTTTCCTCAATCACAGCTTGTTTTTAACGCTCATGCTACCAAGCCTGGCTCGATTTAAAGTGGTCAAGAAGATCTGTTATCTTCTTTTCAATCTCATTATTGTAATCACCGGTTTGATTGAGTTGGTTTAAAAGCTCAGCATGTTCACGCTCTGCAAAAGACAATAATGCTGTTTCAAAACCTGCTAATGATGTGAGATCAACGTCTTCTAGATATCCTTTTTCTGCAGCAAATAGGAGTAAAGATTGTTGCCCAACCGATAGAGGTGCATATTGTTTTTGTTTGAGTAATTCGGTGACTTTTTGACCATGATTGAGTTGTTTACGGGTTGAATCATCTAAATCAGATGCAAATTGAGAAAAAGCCGCCAACTCACGATATTGAGCCAAAGCAGTACGAATACCCCCTGAGAGTTTTTTCATAACTTTGGTTTGAGCCGCCCCTCCGACACGAGAAACAGAAATACCTGGGTTGACCGCAGGACGAATACCCGCATTAAATAAGCCAGATTCAAGAAAAATTTGGCCATCTGTAATCGAAATAACATTAGTAGGAACAAAGGCAGAAACATCTCCCGCTTGCGTTTCTATAATCGGTAAAGCAGTCAAAGAGCCAGTTTTGCCTTTCACTTTACCTTGAGTAAAAGTTTCAACGTACTCGGCATTAACCCGTGCCGCCCTTTCAAGTAAACGAGAATGCAAATAGAACACATCGCCAGGATACGCTTCTCGACCTGGTGGACGACGTAATAGTAAAGATATTTGTCGATAAGCCACGGCTTGTTTAGAAAGATCATCGTAAACAATTAAGGCATCTTCGCCTCTATCTCTGAAATATTCTCCCATGGCACAGCCAGAATAAGGCGCTAAATATTGCAAAGCGGCGGATTCAGAAGCAGTAGCGACAACCACAATTGTGTTTGATAAGGCGCCATGCTCTTCAAGTTTACGAACCACATTTGCAATGGTAGAGGCTTTTTGGCCTATGGCGACGTATACACATTTTATTTCTGAATCGCGTTGGTTAATGATGGTATCAATCGCTAAAGCGGTTTTTCCTGTTTGTCTATCGCCGATAATCAGTTCGCGTTGACCACGGCCGATAGGGATCATTGAATCGACGGATTTATAACCCGTTTGAAGAGGTTGATCGACGGATTGCCTTTCAATGACACCAGGCGCAATGGTTTCAACAGGAGAAAACCCCTGATTGTTTAGGGTTCCTTTGCCATCAATCGGTTTTCCTA harbors:
- the atpG gene encoding F0F1 ATP synthase subunit gamma encodes the protein MISAKEIRSKIASVKSTQKITKAMEMVAASKMRKSQESMSATRPYAEMIRKVIGHLALGNLEYKHPYLQERKVKRVGYLVVSTDRGLCGGLNVNLFKKILTDMHDQSEKNVASELSLIGSKGVAFFNSIGAKIVAQVTGISDKPSLPDIIGPVQAMLKAYDEGRLDKLYIANNRFINTMSQQPQITQLLPLLPMDEGQIGVTKKSWDYLYEPEPKVLLDTLLRRYIESQVYQGVVENISSEQAARMVAMKAATDNGGNLIDELQLIYNKARQASITQELTEIVGGASAL
- the atpA gene encoding F0F1 ATP synthase subunit alpha, with amino-acid sequence MQLNSTEISELIKERITQFNIVSEAHNEGTIISVSDGVIRIHGLTDVMQGEMIALPGDRYAIALNLERDSVGAVVMGSYIDLTEGMKVQCTGRILSVPVGHGLLGRIVNTLGKPIDGKGTLNNQGFSPVETIAPGVIERQSVDQPLQTGYKSVDSMIPIGRGQRELIIGDRQTGKTALAIDTIINQRDSEIKCVYVAIGQKASTIANVVRKLEEHGALSNTIVVVATASESAALQYLAPYSGCAMGEYFRDRGEDALIVYDDLSKQAVAYRQISLLLRRPPGREAYPGDVFYLHSRLLERAARVNAEYVETFTQGKVKGKTGSLTALPIIETQAGDVSAFVPTNVISITDGQIFLESGLFNAGIRPAVNPGISVSRVGGAAQTKVMKKLSGGIRTALAQYRELAAFSQFASDLDDSTRKQLNHGQKVTELLKQKQYAPLSVGQQSLLLFAAEKGYLEDVDLTSLAGFETALLSFAEREHAELLNQLNQTGDYNNEIEKKITDLLDHFKSSQAW